The sequence below is a genomic window from Cicer arietinum cultivar CDC Frontier isolate Library 1 chromosome 6, Cicar.CDCFrontier_v2.0, whole genome shotgun sequence.
ACAAAAATAAGATAgcaatacatattttttttaattaattaaataagtttttagtccctataaaatatcactattttcattttagtctttaaaaaaatttcattaactttATAATCTCacaaaaacttttattttcattttttgtctCTAATTTTATATCAACTATAATAAATCTcataacaaaaaatttagaattttgtaACGAGCGataaagtaaatataaatttttaaacacaaaaatcttaaaaatttatatttaattcatcgtttgataaaaaattctaaatttttgtacgtttgttaaatatatcatatatattactgccaaaaataattaaaaaaatttaaagatatactatagttgatttaaaattatggacaaaaaatgaaaataaattttttcaagagaaattttttttaagagactAAAAATTGATGGAATTTATTTTaaggactaaaatcaaaataataaatttttatagcaattaaaaatttattttactcaaaaatttgaaataaataatcaatccaaaatctaaatcataacaactaaattaattttttcgcGTAGGATCAATATCTAACAGTAATGTATGATGCATCATCTTTAATCTCATTCAAATCTCAACCACGTCGTGGAAAATCACATGtaagaatgaaaatatattgaatttgaTGATAATCTTTTTAAGTACTTTACTCAAAATATGGAGTATAGTGCTGAAAATTGTGGAGGCACGATGAGTCGCATTGAAAAGTGATTATATCCCTAAACTTACAAGTGGCGTAAAACTATTTCGATATGCGAGAATGCTATAGTAGTTAGTTGTACGAGAGAAAAACAGCAGCAGTGCCGTGAGAATCAGGCAGCTGCtctttatttttacattaatttagtatttttaatatacatCGTTGGTAGTTTTACATTTTTCATTAGTCTGGATGACCTATTTTTGTAGAAGGTTTTTTTGCTATTTATTTAGTTTCCATCTTTGGATGATGTTTAGTTATTGATTGATCCCatgatttttatgattttattttaaaataaatttttcacgttaaaaattatagtgtatctaatatttattatttatgtcaATTGTTATTACTATAtggatttatattttcaatttagtATTAATCTCTACAggtgaaacaaatattttacattattaaaattattatctcTTATTTTTTCTCAATACTAGTTTATTAAAAGTCTACAACAAGGAATTTGCTCTATACCAATAAAAGTTACCGGCTCATATATGAAGATCCTATCGTGTGTCACAATCCTATACTAAGAGTTAAGAAAAGTCATTCAAATAGTAGTCGTGTTCGAAAAGAAAAAGATGGAGTTTCAAAAAAATGAGAACTATATCGTGTTTTCggtcataataaaaaaatattatcaaataaaaaaatattatcaacttGTGTTATTGACACATCTActtaaatttcataatttttatattttcttattagATATAATTGTACTTTTGGTTACTCTATTTTCattcatttgaattttgaacttaaaaaatgatgattttatatatttttaaaacatgtgGCATACGATTTCatgatatagaatcatctagtttcattaattattcatatgtcattaattaaattatataatgaagaaaaaaaattcgaaGTTGAAAGTGATGTTTTTGGaggattttattgtgatttcatAGATATTAATCATTATACCTCGTATTATATATTATGTTGTttatagtatatcacttcactaatttttaattgaaaaattggaatgaaaaactaaaactaccaaattttaaaacaaatatatcaattttcttacattaataaaaatgaaattgagCTATTTCATTATCATTTAAATGTATTAAGTTtaagttattaatatatatggttcttaattgttttttaaattcactttactattttttttaataaaaacataatacaTGTTTGCCATCCCTAGACCttcttaaatattaaaaagaaatataataaaaaaagtagagTATTTTGGTTTTTCTAGAACACTAGAGATAAGATCCTCTCTATTTTTCCTCTATTATTTATGATTCTCTCTTGCATATTGGTAATTTACTTTTGTTataagattgatttttttttttttataaatatttaattatagttttagtcaattaatatttatcaatttacaaaattggtctctatatttttaaattcgATAGTTTTGATCTCTCTAATatcttttaacataaaaaattatgatttgatatgttttaaatgatgtgaACTACAATCTCATAATGTAGaacaatctatatatattaattatttatatattatttattaaagacttaattgcaatttCAGTCATCTATTTATTCTCATTCACTAATCtacctattttaaaagtcaacaattttgatcaattctaatgattttttaattaaaaagcgACGATGCGATATGATTTAAATAAATGTGTCATATGATACGATAacataaaatgattaaaaatcataaaattggaataaaaatattgtaaaaacaTAACTTTCaatttcagaattttttattatttataatttaattaatgacatataaataagTAATGTATGATTCTATATCATGAAatcatatttgattttatttaaaatacatcaaatagttattttttattttaaaaatatgaaagaatGACCGAAACtatcaactttaaaataaatgaatcaatttcgtgaattagtaaaactaaaagaaccaaaactgtaattaaatatttattaaattataaaaataaaattttataagttgaaattaaatatttaaaagaacatttttgaaattttataaatgtttattattcaaaattatcatatcatttaaaatatgtcacactaaatttgaataaaaagaatttgataaaaaaCTCATGAtggttaaattttaaaataaaaaatttaatttatataataaaaataagatcaaACCTGTAgttgatttaaataaaaaagactatttaaaaaaaatcctcTTTGCTCGttttaaaattgagaaaataaaatgatatgcACAGATTTAACATCCAATAAATATCTTAAACTTTTttggtttaataaaaaaaatcttaaacttaaagaaaaatcttttttactaaatatttatcattgacgCCGCCGACGCTCTGCCATCCTCTCTATTGCGCCGTCGCACGTCTCGCCTCCGTGTCATCTCCGTACTGACTCAATcctattttcaattttattccCAACTGCATTCGCAACCTCTTCTAAACCCTATTTCTTACTTCTTCTCTCCACAACAAAATAAAGGTCCGTATCCATTACAATCTTGTTAGTGTATTAGATTTCTTCGTAACCACGATATCTCATTCCTCAAACATCGCTAATTTTGTTTCTGTTAGGTGTGTGTGTCTTGGCTAATTTTGAAGCATAGCATATAAAAGAAAGATTAGATAGGATACATGGCTGACCAAGGAATGGAAGAAACCCATTCTGTGGATGTAAACAAGGCTTCTGATATGGTGCCCACCATTTTGTGAGTATCCATTTTTCTTTCCATTAATATCGTGtttgttacattttttaaattattatttaatattaaataatactgttaggagttttttttatttgtttgttataaCTTGTATGAAGTTGTTTTGAGTAGTTGCTATTGAAACTTATTTTCTGTagtgttattttaataaataagttattttcattATAGTAAAGAAACACAATAGCttctgtttttttataaaaaatctctaaattattgaatGACAACACTTGTTAAATTACCGGCCTGTTGGATTCTGATTGCAAGCATAGGAAGATTAGTAACTGATGTGTTTTGTATGCTTTGATTGATTCAAAATTCAGTTTGAGTTTTTTGACATTTTGGTATGCTTATTTGTAATTAAGAAGTGACCTGATATTTGCTATTCGAATTTAAGTGATCCCTCGCGTATGATATTGAGAATAAAACATGGCTAATGATGATAAAATAAACTCTTTTTTCTAATTTCTGTTGAGGTTTGCTGTTATGGAAACTCAGTTTTTGGCTGTTATTCTTTCCAATGGAAACTATTGATTCTAAGTAGGTGTTGAGGTTTCAGCTGGTTAGGCTGAACAATAGTATAGATAATGGGGGAAGGGAAACGTCGGGACTCTGGGGCATCTCATCATTTTAGTTAGTTACTTGTGCGTAGAGATAATATTTTCTCTCTGTTCCTTTGAGAATTGAATATATCATCCGTTCCTTCTTTAATTCTTTCGTTACTGTTATTCTTGCTTagttgtgtgtgtgtgtgttccATCTGAGTGCTTTGGAATATCTAAATATGCATACTCTTTGTACTGCCAGAAATGTTATGTCAACTGTCAATTTGGACTGTCAGTTGGACCTTAAGTCCATTAAGCTTCAAGCTCCTAATGCAGAGTACAATCCACAGGCAAGTTTTGTATATTAATTGTGAATTGCATATTCTGTTGTTTTTGTATCCGAATTTTAATGAAGGTTGATTAGGGTTCTGTTTTTCAGTTTGGTCTTATTGCTTTTTCAAAAGCTTCAGTCTTTCTATGTGAGCCAGAGAAGCTTGGTTGATCTATGAGATTTTCTATCAGTATTAATTTCCATTGATGTCAACCACTTATGCACTAAACTTTTGTTATCTGAAATCAATAATCAATTAATACATGCTTGATATGTTGTCATGCTAGTCGGTCATTTGTCTGCAATGCTGATGTCTGTGATTCAAATGTTTGCAGCGTCTTCCTGCTGTGCGTATGTCCATCAGGGCACCAAAATCAAGTGCATTAATCTCTTCAAATGGAATGATGGTATGTTCCTTTTGTAGTTTATCATAATTCTTGCAATCACCATACATTTTGTTTCGTGATTCAAAAAATAGGTCTCGTGATTGTCATTCAATTCGTAAATGGACAACCATGCTTTTGTCATGGTAATCCAtaacatgtatataaaattgtaaattaatttgGAGTTGTATGGTTTTGTTAATGAAACCCTTTTTCTTATCCTGTGTTTTACTTAACTATGCTGATGAGATCAGTGAACAGGCATTTTCACTACGTATGCCAATTAAATGCTATAGTTAATAATGTATATATAGATCTGTCCTTTTATCACTCATTTAATGTTTGGTGCTTGTAATATGATTGCAGAATTTACAATAGGATCCATTTTTACTGCCTTACTTTATTTTCGAACGACCTCCATTGCTACTCCGacaataacaaattattttagcATGTTGCTTGTAATGGATTTATGTTTCTTAtgcttttttatatttgattgcTACTCCACGGCTAGGTCTGCACTGGAGCTAAGAGTGAGAGCCAGGCAAAATTGGCAGCAAGTAAGGTATACTGATGTTCTTTTCTTTTCTAAGCTCATTCATTTGTTGTCCAATAAATTAAAGCTTCTAAATTGAGGTTCATTAAACTGAAGAACCTTGCCATTAATGTTAGCttgtgttgaacatattcatTTTGTAGTTTGTAGAAAAATAAACTCGTTGTagtatattttctaattttgctGTCTTCTTCAGTATGCAGTCATAATCCGGAAGATGGGCTTCCCAGTTAAATTTAAGGTACAACTAGTACTACTCTCACATTatctcttctaaaatcgtttcaTCCGAAGTTGTTTATCATTTTTCCCAGTGCTTGGTCATTGATTAAATTCCTTTTATATTGGACTTTAGGATTTTAAGATTTGGGAAATTGTTGGCTCTTGTGATGTCAAGTTCCCCATACGACTTGAAGATCTTGCTAAGTCCCATGGTGCTTGCTCTACTGTAAGTACAAAATGAAGCCATCATTTTTCTGTGTCGCCCGGTGAATTTTGTGGAAAACTGGTCTTGACAACAATTTTTCGTAGTAATTAGTACTGTTTCTGGTCCTCTGGAGCATGTGATTATTCTATAGATTGTTGTCAATgatatgatgattttttttaaatattcttatTAGGGCATGCTTAGGCTTGTGgtgagttttattttaaatataattatcattGCTCACCACAAGCCTAACACAATACTTATCAGTATCATTGCTCACATGTTAAACTTGATTGTTCATGGTTGTAGTATAAACCAGAGTCGTCTCCAGCACTAATTTATCAAATGATGCAACCAAAGATAGTCTTATATATATACGACTCTGGAAAAATTCATCTGAAAGGATCCAAGGTAAtgaattatcttgagatattctcatgtaattttaaattttttatattatgttatttttctgACTTATTTGGTtaatctttttcattttcaaatctTTAGACGAGAGCTGAGATTTACACAGCCTTTCGGAACATATATCCAGTGCTTACCGAGTTCAAGAAAACCCAACAATGGTATGGACTTAAGATCTACTACAGTTACCCTTTTCATTTAGTAGTGGATATGTGCATTACAATCGCTTTGTTAATTTTGTATTGCTTTCTTACATCAACTGTCAGATTATTATTGCAcatgaaacaatatttttttaatgcaaagatgaaatatttaatgtaGATTTTGTTCTGGGTTGTATATTTTCGCAAGATTAGTGCTTAGTGCTGGTGTCAAATGTGATGTATCTGCCAAAGTAAAGTGAAATGCATGTTTCATGTGAGCATTTTATTGGTGTTGTATTGTGGAGATAGTGTGATTATGTGTTTGTCATGAAATATATGTCTTGAGTTCTAATGTCTTTGGATATTTGCTATTAATGGCAGATCATCGTCAGAGTAAGAGCAAGGTTTTCTGGCTGAGAAGGCTGTCTGTCGTGTGGGTTGATGGAGCTGTAAATTGAGACTGTAGATATTTGGAATGATGAGATGAACTAAGCCCTTTTTGTTCTACGCCCCttttcttgttttgtttttctcaaCAAATTAGACATGCTAACTGTTACTAAAACTAtcacttacaattttttgtatgATCAATTAAGATTTAGCCTATgtagataaataatttattaaatatttaatctcTTGTATTTCAAGTATTGTAGCTTATTATATCGGTTTGTAATTTTTCCATTTGAgtaattataaattcaaatctCTCTCTAAATCTCTTTCTAGAtctaattttatcatttgaataattataaacTCAATCTAATTTTACCATTTGAGTAATTATAAACTCAAAATGCTATTATTTATCCTTAAATTTTAACTCAACtaacaaatattgatattgatagaGTTGGATAATATATTTTGAACTCGAGATCTCACTGTGTGAAATTCTTGTGGTACTTATCATCTCTTCTACATACTAAAAAAACTATTATCTATTTAACACGATATGATTTAAACCCCAACTTTTGAAGTACATACGACTTGTACTTTTAgagaataaaatgaataatatcgATTATTTAACGATCAAatcaatagttaatattatatacatatGTATGATCAATCAtgagtaattaatatattaaacatTGATTTATTCACTTTTGAGGAGCCAAATTTTTCTTAGCCGAACACTAGCTAGGTTAGGGATGGATGTAATTCCAATTTCTCTTCGCATAATGCAATTATTTATCTCTACATACAGTCTTCATGACCTCTCTCCCTAACATGTTACAATCTCTGGCCAACTATTcttaagaaagaaagaaaaaacaagtaTGCTTTAGTTGACAGTGAACAATCACGGCtacaatatataacaatattGGTATTCAGCTCTTGATAGAATGCTGCTGAATATATACCCAACTAGAGTAGCATGTACCCTTAGAGTCTCAAGCAAATGAAAGAAAGAGTAGCATATAATCAACCCTCCACTTTAGGACGCCAACCTTCAATGACATCTTGCGGTTGTGCACGTGTGTTGATGAACGATTCCCTCGAGAAAATATCCTGTACGTTCAACAATGTTAGCTATGGTAAACTGTAAGTTAAACAAAAGAATTTTCATTACCAAAAGGGTCACCAAGGCCAAAGCACATCATTGAAAACATTTGAATTTAGAGCTAAGAAGAAACTTCAAATTCAGGTCTCCTTGTTGATAAATCATTTTCATACATTAGCCTATGATCTTTAAGCATGAACAATGCAGAATATCTTTTGGACATTATTTCCACAAATTTGATAAACTATTGGTGAAAATGCAACATAAATATGGGTTTAAGAAAGTAGTATGCATTCAATTCTAGATTTGAAAACTGTCTAAAAGAACAAGAAAATGAAAGGCGTCGAACGGGGAAGCTGATCTTGAACGTACCTTTATGTAAGACTTCAAAAAGGTAAGTGAATCAGGTATTGTCCATTTCTTATAATGCCCCAAAGCAATTTCCAAATGGTATAGCTTTGGTCCAAGTGACAGGTCAGCTGCAGATATGTCTTTCCCATTGATAAAAGGACCCTGTGAATATGAGAAGAAACATTTTGCACAGATTTTAGAtatgaattgaattttttttcaaatagacccattactataaaaaaagattttaaagaAACCAAATGACAGCAATGCAAAACCTAGCAATTTATGTTGCTTGcttaaattaattgtttaaaaaatagcTCACAACCAATTATTTGTAAACTTTACAGGTCTTAAAGTGACGAAATGACAGTAATGTGTATCAAGCAATCAACTAAATATAGCATGCACTTATCCCCATTTAAGAAGTTGTAACATCTTATGTAGATGGAGTATAAGAGGCACCAGCTCGGCACAAGAAAAGTTATAACATCCATAATGCCGGAAAAGATGTGATGCCGGCCGGGGTTGAGAGACCTAAAATACTGAAAGTTTAAGCTAGGAAAAATAAATAGGGCAGTGTAATTTTGGTGAGCATATGGTTGCATGGATAGGGTTAAACATTGTTTCTGTAGGAGCTTTGAGCTCTGGAAATCACAGTAGATATTCGTTGAGTATCGAATAATACAGCTATTGGTGttctttaattcattcctttgGAATTCTATATTTGATTTGACTTTTTACTATTTAGTTCCTTAACAAATAGTCTACAAGAAATATATATGGCAGTGGCAGAGATGCGGAAGAAGAGGGATAGGTGTATCCCAAGTTAAAGCTTAATCCTTAAGACATTCCAGTTCTAACCTAATTGCTTATGCAGAACATAAAAAGGTTAATGAAATAAAGATAGAGATACCAATGTCAAGAGGAACCACTTAAGCAAGGATAATGACTTGTGGGGAAAAGAATTCGTGTATGTATCCTCTGTGACTTAAAGAGGTCTTATCATCATATCAACAACCAAAACAAGATTGCAAACAAATAGCAGagacaaaaatagaaagaaaaaaaagtcataCATTTTCCTTGATGTAATCATTGAAAGAGCTCAGTTCATTTAGCAATGCTTGTTCTGTTCCATCATTGGAATCTTTGCTCTTGAGAAATCCAATAAATGTAGAAAAGATCTTTGAACCACTATATAAGAAAAAGAACACATGCACACATTAGATAATTGGAGTAAAATTAATATAGCCATGAATGAACAATTGAAGATTAAAAAGATGACATGAAGTAGAGGGGAAACATAAAggcaaaacaaaataaaagacgAGCAAGAAAGTAACTGTTTAAGCTCGTCTAATTGCTgag
It includes:
- the LOC101503306 gene encoding TATA-box-binding protein-like, producing MADQGMEETHSVDVNKASDMVPTILNVMSTVNLDCQLDLKSIKLQAPNAEYNPQRLPAVRMSIRAPKSSALISSNGMMVCTGAKSESQAKLAASKYAVIIRKMGFPVKFKDFKIWEIVGSCDVKFPIRLEDLAKSHGACSTYKPESSPALIYQMMQPKIVLYIYDSGKIHLKGSKTRAEIYTAFRNIYPVLTEFKKTQQ